Proteins encoded together in one Marinithermus hydrothermalis DSM 14884 window:
- the acs gene encoding acetate--CoA ligase: MERIEAVLKENRRFEPPEEFRKRARIQSEAEYEALYRESLEDPEAFWGRVAEELHWFEPWTQVLEWNPPHARWFVNGKTNLSYNALDRHVATWRKNKAAIIWEGEPGEERVLTYHDLWREVQRFANALKQLGVGKGDRVTIYMPMIPETAIAMLACARIGAVHSVVFGGFSANALAERIKDAEAKLLITADGGYRRGRVVPLKAQADEALAETPSVEHVVVVRRTGEAVPMQPGRDHWYHELVESVPDHCPPEVMDAEDPLFILYTSGSTGKPKGVLHTTGGYMVYTYLTTKLVFDLKDEDTYWCTADVGWITGHSYIVYGPLVNGATTLMYEGAPNHPEPDRFWRIVDKYGVTIFYTAPTAIRAFMKWGEAWPRKHRLDSLRLLGTVGEPINPEAWLWYHQVIGQGRCPIVDTWWQTETGGIMITTLPGAHAAKPGFAGKPFFGVAPEIRDAEGNRVETPEEGGYLVLTRPWPSMLRTVWGDPERYRRQYWSQYPDAYFTGDGARRDADGYYLILGRVDDVLNVAGHRLGTMELESALVSHPDVAEAAVVGRPHPEKGEAIVAFVTLKSHARPSEALREALKAHVANTIGPIARPDEIRFAEALPKTRSGKIMRRLLRQIAAGETEIKGDTSTLEDREVVEQLKRGE, encoded by the coding sequence GCTTCGAACCGCCCGAGGAGTTCCGCAAGCGCGCGCGCATCCAGAGCGAGGCCGAGTACGAGGCCCTGTATCGCGAGAGCCTGGAGGACCCCGAGGCCTTCTGGGGGCGCGTGGCCGAGGAGCTGCACTGGTTCGAGCCGTGGACGCAGGTCCTGGAGTGGAACCCGCCCCACGCCCGGTGGTTCGTGAACGGGAAGACCAACCTCTCCTACAACGCCTTGGACCGGCACGTCGCCACCTGGCGCAAGAACAAGGCCGCCATCATCTGGGAGGGCGAGCCCGGCGAGGAGCGCGTCCTCACGTACCACGACCTGTGGCGCGAAGTGCAGCGCTTCGCGAACGCCTTGAAGCAGCTCGGGGTGGGCAAAGGGGACCGCGTCACGATCTACATGCCCATGATCCCCGAGACCGCGATCGCCATGCTCGCCTGCGCCCGGATCGGGGCGGTGCACTCCGTGGTCTTCGGGGGGTTCTCCGCGAACGCGCTCGCCGAGCGCATCAAGGACGCCGAGGCCAAGCTCCTCATCACCGCGGACGGCGGGTACCGCCGGGGCCGGGTCGTGCCCCTCAAGGCCCAGGCCGACGAGGCCCTCGCCGAAACCCCCTCGGTCGAGCACGTGGTGGTGGTGCGGCGCACCGGGGAGGCGGTCCCCATGCAGCCCGGGCGGGACCACTGGTACCACGAGCTCGTGGAGAGCGTGCCGGACCACTGCCCCCCCGAGGTCATGGACGCCGAGGATCCCCTCTTCATCCTCTACACCTCCGGCTCCACCGGGAAACCCAAGGGGGTGCTGCACACCACCGGCGGGTACATGGTGTACACCTACCTCACCACTAAGCTCGTCTTCGACCTCAAGGACGAGGACACCTACTGGTGCACCGCCGACGTCGGGTGGATCACCGGGCACTCGTACATCGTGTACGGCCCGCTGGTGAACGGCGCGACCACCCTGATGTACGAGGGGGCGCCCAACCACCCGGAACCCGACCGCTTCTGGCGCATCGTGGACAAGTACGGGGTCACCATCTTCTACACCGCCCCCACCGCGATCCGCGCCTTCATGAAGTGGGGCGAGGCCTGGCCCCGCAAGCACCGGCTGGACTCGCTGCGCCTCCTCGGCACGGTCGGGGAGCCCATCAACCCCGAGGCCTGGCTCTGGTACCACCAGGTGATCGGCCAGGGCCGCTGCCCCATCGTGGACACCTGGTGGCAGACCGAGACCGGCGGCATCATGATCACCACGCTGCCCGGCGCGCACGCCGCGAAGCCCGGGTTCGCGGGCAAACCGTTCTTCGGCGTCGCGCCCGAGATCCGGGACGCCGAAGGCAACCGCGTGGAAACCCCGGAGGAGGGCGGGTACCTGGTCCTCACGCGCCCCTGGCCCAGCATGCTGCGCACCGTCTGGGGCGACCCCGAACGCTACCGGCGCCAGTACTGGAGCCAGTACCCGGACGCGTACTTCACCGGGGACGGCGCCCGCCGCGACGCGGACGGGTACTACCTGATCCTCGGGCGGGTGGACGACGTGCTCAACGTCGCCGGGCACCGCCTCGGCACCATGGAGCTCGAGAGCGCCCTCGTCAGCCACCCCGACGTCGCCGAAGCCGCGGTGGTGGGCCGCCCCCACCCGGAAAAGGGCGAGGCCATCGTCGCCTTCGTCACCCTCAAAAGCCACGCCCGCCCCTCGGAGGCGCTGCGCGAGGCCCTCAAGGCGCACGTCGCGAACACCATCGGGCCCATCGCCCGACCCGACGAGATCCGGTTCGCGGAGGCCCTACCCAAGACCCGGTCCGGTAAGATCATGCGGCGCTTGTTGCGCCAGATCGCGGCCGGCGAGACCGAGATCAAGGGGGACACCTCCACCCTCGAGGACCGCGAGGTCG